AATCACTCATTATGCCCCTGACATAGCCACCCAATGTCCCTGAGATACCTCTACTAATCTGGAATGCTCGAGCTGATACTTGTCCGCCTCGGTATAATCGTAGAGGGCCGATCTCGTCTTTTTCGCCTCGATCTTCGGATCAGGTACGGGGATTGCTTTAAATAACGACTTGGTATATTCATGCTGCGGATTGGCATAGAGCTCCTCGCTCTCGGCGAGTTCCACGATCTTGCCCATATACATCACAGCTACTCGATCACTGATATGCTTCACCATAGAGAGATCATGCGCAATGAACAGATAGGTTAGTCCAAGCCGCTGCTGCAGCTCTTCCAACAGCTTGACGACCTGTGACTGAATCGATACATCAAGCGCAGAGAGCGGCTCATCACAGACGATGAACTTCGGTTCGACCGCAAGCGCACGGGCTATTCCAATCCTCTGTCTCTGCCCTCCCGAGAACTCGTGAGGATATCGCATGGCGAAGGATGGATCCAGTCCTACCATATCAAGCAGTTCCTCAACTCGCTTCTTCCGTTCCTCCTTGCCGCCGACAAGACGATGGACATCAAGCGCTTCCCCGATAATATCAAGCACCTTGAAGCGAGGATTCAGCGAGGCATATGGGTCCTGGAAGATCATCTGCATGTATCGACGCATCGTCTTCATCTCTGCTGAAGTTAGACGGTTCACCGCCATCCCCTGATATAATACTTCTCCCCCTGTTGGCTGATGAAGGCGAAGAATTGCCCGACCGGTCGTCGATTTGCCACTGCCTGACTCACCGACAAGACCCAGCGTCTCTCCCTCGCGGATATGGAAGCTGATATCATCGACGGCCTTCAATATGTTGCCTTTGCCCAAATCAAAATGCTGTCTTAACGATCTAACCTCAAG
The window above is part of the Paenibacillus lutimineralis genome. Proteins encoded here:
- a CDS encoding ABC transporter ATP-binding protein; its protein translation is METILQVKDLTVSFQTREQEVEAVRGVSFEVRKGETLGIVGESGSGKSVTARSIMRLLPSPPSYMKAGEITFLGKNLADYSEKEMESIRGRDIGMIFQDPMTSLNPTIKIGKQISESLIKHQQLSKKEAKQQALEMLKLVGIRNSEVRYNQYPHEFSGGMRQRVMIAIALACRPALLIADEPTTALDVTIQAQILSLMKNIQEKFGTSIILITHDLGVVAGMCDRVVVMKEGAIVESGTTEEIFEKPSHPYTLKLLNALPRLNEKKKAKPSPLIITNSDSASSLLEVRSLRQHFDLGKGNILKAVDDISFHIREGETLGLVGESGSGKSTTGRAILRLHQPTGGEVLYQGMAVNRLTSAEMKTMRRYMQMIFQDPYASLNPRFKVLDIIGEALDVHRLVGGKEERKKRVEELLDMVGLDPSFAMRYPHEFSGGQRQRIGIARALAVEPKFIVCDEPLSALDVSIQSQVVKLLEELQQRLGLTYLFIAHDLSMVKHISDRVAVMYMGKIVELAESEELYANPQHEYTKSLFKAIPVPDPKIEAKKTRSALYDYTEADKYQLEHSRLVEVSQGHWVAMSGA